DNA from Canis lupus familiaris isolate Mischka breed German Shepherd chromosome 9, alternate assembly UU_Cfam_GSD_1.0, whole genome shotgun sequence:
CTTGAGGGTAGAGTGTGTTTCAGAAAATTTACTTTGGCTACAGAGTGGACAATGGATTGACAAGACTCAGGGAAAGACAGGCCATTATGGTGATCCAAATTAGAAATGCAGCTGGTCTTATCAGAAGACACAGTGTACATTTTTAGGTGTTTtggttaaatttaaataatacctTGAtaattggtttaattttttttgtttaaaaaagtgaaaataaaaatagaacatcttaaaaaaaaatagaacatcttAAGTAGGTAGCTGGCAAACCAAGATAAGATTGAAATTTCTCTGACGAGATCTTGAAAAAACttgtcttaaagatttatttattcatgagagacacacacagagagaggcagagagataggcagagggagaagcaggctcctcgcagggagccctaagtgggactcgatcctggatcctaggatcacgccctgagctgaaggcagccacccaaccgatgagccacccaggtgtccctagatctttaaaattaagaGATTATCTTTGGTATCAAAATGATTAAAccgggggcagcccaggtggctcagtggtttagcgccgctttcaggcccagggtgtgatcctggagacctgggatcaaatcccatgtcaggatccctgcatggagcctgcttctccctctacctgtgtctctgcctctctctctctctctctctctctctatctctatctcatgaataaataagtaaaatcgttaaaaaaaaaaaagatcaaacctcttggggcacccaggtggctcagtcggttaagggtttgcctttggctcaggctgtgatcttggggtcctggaatagagctccacgtcaggctccctactcagtgaggagtccgcttctccctctttcccttttcctccttcccctttttgcgcaggtgtgctctctctctctcaaataaataaaaattttaaaaaagattttatttatttattcctaagaaacagagaggcacagacataggcagagagagaagcagtcttcctgcagggaacccaatgtaggactccatcccataccccaggatcacaacctgagccaaaggcaaaccctcagccactgagccatctaggtaccccaataaataaaatcctttttaaaataaaataaaatgaccagacTTCTCTAGCCTTTGAACTTCTACAATTCACAACATTTGGGATCTTTGTAGAAGAAGTATGTCCAAAACCTACTTTAAAATCactagaatctaaaaaaaaataaaaaataaaaaaaataaaataaaatcactagaatcttaaaaaaaaaaggggggggggggcgggcagccccggtggcgtagcggtttagcgccgcctgcagcccggggcgtggtcctggagacgcgggatcgagtcccacgtcaggctctttgtgtggtgcctgcttctccctctgcctgtgtctctccctctctctctctctctctctctctctctctctctctctctgtctctatgaataaataaaataaaatcttaaaaaaaaataaaaaataaaatcactagaagagggcagcctgggtggctcagcggtttagcgctggctttggcccagggcctgatcctggggccccgggatcaagtcccacgtcgggctccccgcgtggagcctgcttctccctctgcttgtgtctctgcctctctctctgtgtctctcatgaataaataaataaataaaatctttaaaaataaacaaataagtaaataaaatcgcTAGAAGAGGGACGtgtaggtagctcagtcagttaagcgtctgtctgccttaggcttaggtcatgaagtcaggctccctgctcagtggggagcctgcttcttctccctctgctattccccctgcttgtgtgtacgtatacattttctctctcaaataaataaataaaaccttttaaaaaatcactggaggggcatctgagtggttcagtggttgagcatctgcctttgactcaggtcatgatcttggggtcctgggattcgcatcggtctccctgcagagagcctgcttctccctctgcctagctctctgtgtgtccctcctgaataaataaaatcttaagataaaaaaataaaaatgaaaagaaaaagaaaaaaaatgaaaagaaaaaaaaaataaaataaaataaataaaaaaaataaaaatcactggaaGAAAATTTGGAATTAAATCCAAATTTAATTCCAATTAAATTAAGTCTTAGGTGCATTGATGTAAAGGCAGTGGGGTTTTGCCTTATTATCTTGTTCTAGAAAAGatctgtggttatttttttttttttttttttaagatctgtgATTATACGGTTGGTGATACTGTTGTTTGTCATAGGGTATCACACTCGTTTCCAGCCAAGCTGTCTGCAATGCCAGGAAGCTGGAGTGGCCTCTCAGTGAAGTTACAGAAGGTATTTTTGAAACCGAGGCCCCAGGAGGATATAAGTTCTATTTGCAGGATCACAGTCCACCTGAGTCAGGTAATTATACCCGGACTAATAAAAGCCCTGTTTCTAACCATATCTTTGATGAAACAAGAGAGGAACTGGATTTCTTTCTCCTATGGAATCTTTCTATATTGACATGATGTCTTTCCCAAGCcagtgtttcttattttttgagaaatcctatttctttcttttttctttatttttctcctttttttagagagatagagtgtgtgtgtgcagggaggaggaagagtagagacagagggagagagagaatcttaagcaggctccacacctggtGCAGAGCCCCATGTAGAGCTCAATCTTAACGACCCTGAGGTTACGACCTAAGCCTAAATCAAAAGTCcaaccttaaccaactgagccacctaagcaccccaacaaatcatattttcatattagaACTTGAGTGCATAATTCTAGGGGCTCTAAACTGGCTCTGGTTCTATTATGCTGGTAATATATCTATTTAGAATACTTGAAGCTGTCACAGAAAACTGATCTCTAACATGAACAATGAGAAAAAGCTTTAGCTCACAGAGCAGGTATTCTGTGGGTTAGTTGATTCAGCATCTCAGCAGGGGCATCAAGAATCCaacttttctctgtctctccatccttTTGTCCACAGGAGTCTACTTCTAGAGCCAGTGCCCTTGTGGTTGTTGGGTGGATGCCAGTAGCAATTAGGGCTACATGCTTCCACATTTTCATCTGACAGGGGTGGGACAGACTGACTTCTGttgctttttattaaaagcaAAGCCAAAACTTTCCTAGAAGCTTCCTGCGGACTTCTTGGTCAGATTTGATTCACACTCCTGCCCCTGAATGAATCACTGCTAAGGAAAATAGGATTATCCTTAGACCAGAGTACCTGGttgggtcagtcggttaagtgtctgccttcagctcaggtcatgatcccagggtcctgggattgaaccccacataggcctccctgctcagcaggaagcctgcttttcttctccctctgctcttctccccgccttgtgctttctctctctctctctctctctctctctctctcttgcttgctcactctgtgtctctctcaaataaataaataaaatcttaaaaaaaaaaaaaggattatcttTAGACCGGTTGGTCCTGTCTCTCCAGCCCAGGTTAGTTTCCCAAACTATAGTGCTAGTATTAGGTGAGTGAGGGTGGAATGGAGGTGAGAAGCCCTGTAGGCTAACTGACGTGGGGAAAGAAACTTTGCATAACATGTTTCATTTACCACAGAAGCATACTCATTATATGTGTATTTCCTGCATGTTCTGCTATCTGCTctgctgaaagaaaaacaacagcagaAAACACTAGTGAATAATAAAGGCGGTTCTGCCTGCATTTCAGTCTATGAGCACACTTCGCTAAATGGACCTGAAATGGGAgacatatattctctttctttcactggTCTGTGTCAGTGCCCAAATGCCCCTTGTACTGAGTCTTACTGTGTGTATAATGCTACTTGCTTTTTATCTGGAACTcaacaaaggaaagaatgagcTGTTCCAGTGCGGGAGATTAGACTGGTGCTGTAGGACTTATTGCCAGATGGTATTTCTGTACTTCACCGGTGATGTAAGggatttttatgattatttttattgatggaTGATTCTtgcatataaagcaaaaattaaactttaagCTTAACTCCTGCCACTAACTCCACTGTGCATTTTTCCCCTAGttttaatgatgttttaatacataaaataatggagagcctcacaatcctaagattttttttttcctttggaatgaTAATGCTTTTAGGAAATTAATTTCTGACTGGTAATAAAGTCAAATCTATTGGCCTGGTTGGTGTCCAGTCTTCCCTTGAATAACTGGGTCCTGGGCAGTCTCACCCACTTGTTGCCATTCCTGTTCTTCATCTGTCAGGGACCCAGTTGGCTGGAATTTGTTCATATCTTAGTGAACAGGGAAAACTAACAGTCTGCCAGGCAGAGGCACCTGTTAGAAACAATTTGCTTTCATCATTGTATTGCTGTTCTAGCAAATGGGGCTGAGGCagtgaaaaccaaagaaaaatgtaCTGAATTTATCATAGAGCAGCTCTTCAGAAGATCACCttacaatataaaaattttcaataatgtTAAATGTTCTAGtgtaacttttatcttttttgcaaaaaatagatttttttcctagataggtaagtaaagaaaaaggaagaaaacagtacCCACATAGCCAGAtaatcactgttaacattttagagTGTATCTTTCCAATCATTTATGGAaagaaatttatgtatatatctatCATATGCTCCATTGTAGCGATTCCATTGTATTACATGGTGGGAAGGTTAAATAGTTGTCTGTTGTTGGATATTTATGTTATCCCTAGGGTTTCATTTTTATGAGCAACACCATAAAGAATGCTTTGTGCTGAAAGCCCTTCATACATCTACATTAGTTCTTTAATTGGTGCTAATAGGATTGCTCTTTGAAGAGCAGTTTACATTTTTTAGGTTTTGGGTATGTTCTGTCAAATTGTTGCCTAGAAATGTATTAATTTACACTCTGCCAGTATTatatgaatgtgatttttttctgctgCCTTATCACAGTTaatactttcaaaattatttgccAATGAGAtaacaaaatttttgttttaattctgatttctttatttgtgagGTTGAATGTTTTTGTATGTTCATTGACCAttccagttcattctttttttttttttttttaagattttatttattcattcatgtgagagagagagagaggcagagacacaggtagagggagaagcaggctccatgcagggagcctgatgtgggactcgatcccgggtcttgatcctgggtctccaggatcacaccctggcggAAGGCAGAGGcacaactgccaagccacccgggGGGCCCTCCAGTTCATTCTTTTGTGGATTAATGCTTTGTgctttttacctatttttctaggatgttcatctttttcttagtaatgtttaaagatgatttaaataTTAAGGGCTTTTTGTCATATGTGTTGCAAAAATGCTTACTACTTTATCATTTACTCTTGGatggtaatttaaaaagaaaatctttctccATCCCAAAATTGCAGCAATAATGACCTGGTTTTAGTATTTTCATGGTTTCATTCTTGAAATTTCATTCTTGAGCAGCCCccatggctcagaggtttagcatcgccttcggcccagggcatgatcctggagacctgggatcgagtcccgcgtcaggctcccttcatggagcctgcttctccgtctgcctgtgtctctgcctctttctctctgtctcttacgaataaacaaataaaatctttaaaaaatttttcattctttaaccTACCAGAactatattttgccatttaaagGTATAATTTTTTCTCAGTAAATGGCAAGCCAGTTATCTTTGTGCCACTTATTGAATAATGTGCCCTTTCATACTGACTTAAAATCCTTTTCTTATCATAAACTAAATTCTTGTATATACTCGAGCCTGATACagtctttctattctgttccattgcaCTGATTTGTCTGTTCCTACCGTTCTATCACTCTCCAGATCCTGTATTAAAAGTAACTCTAGCAGTGTCTGATCTTCAGAAGTCCTTGAACTACTGGTCTAATCTACTgggaatgaaaatatatgaaaaagatgaagagaagcaAAGGGTTTTGCTGGGCTATGCTGATAACCAAGTGAGTGATCTTGGAGAGAAGTAATCTGTTACCTTGAGTTTGCTTTATAAATGAGGTTAACATGAAGGTTATTTGCAGAGTTTTTTCCACAATGGTTCAATAATTACACAGataaacagaaagaagaaaataaaaattgctgaTAACCTCATCACCCTGATAACTACCTTTGTTTATACTTGGGGATATATCCTttcagaagtggaactgctgagtCAGCAGAGATGGAGACAAGATTTAATATTGTAACAATGTTCTATTttcgtctttttaaaaaataacctagcATTTGAACATGATTTAGTCCTTGTACTCTGACCTAGCAgatctacttctaggaatttcaCAGATATACTCACCATTCATGTGAGCAAGGAAATGTGTACAAGGTTATCTGTTGcattataatagcaaaagataagaaataacctCAATGTCCTCCTCTGCATTAGAGGAATAGTTCAATAATTTATGGTTAATCCATAGAATGGATTACTGTGCAGCTATCCAAAAGGAAGCACATCTTTATGTGCTGATGGAGTAACATTGGATAAAAACAAGGGACAGAATAGTGCGTAAATTATGCTACTGtttggatggaaaaaaaagatctatGCATGCCACTTGCCTAGGAGGGAGGACACACAGGAAGCCTCTGGCAGAGAATAGAAGGGAGAGTTAGTTTTTACTTTATTCCTTAGTAccgtttggatttttttttttttaaccacataaCCTGTCCCCCCAAAAGAGACccactttcttatttcttttcagtgTAAGCTGGAGCTACAGGGTATTAAGGGTACAATTGATCATGCAGCAGCTTTTGGAAGAATTGCCTTTTCTTGCCCCCAAAAAGAGGTAATGTGTGTTCCTGAATCTTTTATGTAAGCTCTGGGACTAGCTAGTTGAACCAGCTAAGAACCTCATCCTCCCTTTAGGTTTGTTCTGATTGTGGCTTTGGTATCAAGTTCAACAGTTGTCTCAAGAGTAGCTGAgataataaaatcaaacaaatggTGCCTGGGTTCTCTCTGATTAATCTGATACTCCCCCCCTAGGGCTGATGAGAACCACAGTGTGGGAGTGCTTTGTGACCCCTTGCTCACTTTgcctctttgtttttctctagttACCAGACTTAGAAGACTTGATGAAAAGGGAAAACCAGAAGATTCTGACTCCCCTGGTGAGTCTGGATACCCCAGGGAAAGCAACAGTACAAGTGATCATTCTGGCTGACCCTGTAAGTATTACCCAGGAAAGGGATGGGCTGCCCCAGGGGTTTTTTCAAGGTGTCTCTTTGCCaagcttcttttctctttgttgatgTAGGATGGACATGAAATTTGCTTTGTAGGGGATGAAGCATTTCGAGAACTTTCTAAGATGGATCCAGAGGGAAGCAGATTGTTGGATGATGTGAGTCTCATTTCTGACTTTGTATCCCCATAGGCCCACAGGGGGTAGTGTTAAGTGTGTGGGGAAAGTGCTAAAGCAACAGGGTCCAGTGCTATGTTCTATTGTTGATAAGGTGACTTTTGAGTCAAGAATGTGTCTTCATTGCACCTATatgactctccctccctctttttaagcttttatttatagaTACCCTCtatatacccaacatggggctcagagccacaaccctgagatcaagagtcacatgctctactgactaagccagccaggtgcccctaaaacatttcatttttttaaaactaatctacacccagtgtggggctcgaactcacttCCCCAACAGCAAGAGTTGagcactttaccaactgagccagtcaggtgctctAGCACCCATCTGACTCTTAGCTGGGTACAGCATTTGTGCCTTTAAACTTGTTCACGCTCCCTGGGGAACCACTCCTGCTCTGTGCATCATGGTTCTGCTCAGTAAGGGGAAAGGCCTGGATACCCTCCCTTGCTCCTTTAGTTCTTTTGGTCCTCTTGTTTCCAGTCCACAGTGGCAGAATTCCCTTCTTCTCTAATGAAGTGTTCTTGCTAGCATTCAAACAAGCTTTCATGtctcccatcttttaaaaatcttttgccCCATATCCCTTCtccatattcctttaaaaaatctgcttatactgtatttcttcttcttaccttccattcatatttcattgtgttctgcgctggcttccttcactcaggGAAATGCTCCTGTTGATGTCATCAGTGACTTCCATCTTGCCATGTCCAGcaactacttttctttcttttttaagattttaattatatatgagagacacacacagagagagaggcagagacataggcagagggaga
Protein-coding regions in this window:
- the GLOD4 gene encoding glyoxalase domain-containing protein 4 isoform X1; translation: MATRRALHFVFKVGNRFQTARFFRDVLGMKILRHEEFEEGCKAACNGPYDGKWSKTMVGFGPEDDHFVAELTYNYGIGHYKLGNDFMGITLVSSQAVCNARKLEWPLSEVTEGIFETEAPGGYKFYLQDHSPPESDPVLKVTLAVSDLQKSLNYWSNLLGMKIYEKDEEKQRVLLGYADNQCKLELQGIKGTIDHAAAFGRIAFSCPQKELPDLEDLMKRENQKILTPLVSLDTPGKATVQVIILADPDGHEICFVGDEAFRELSKMDPEGSRLLDDAMAADKSDEWFTKQNKSKASG
- the GLOD4 gene encoding glyoxalase domain-containing protein 4 isoform X2, which produces MRNLKKAAKLPVMGMTPCFLKSPLGSEYPWRTEDSFLKPYDGKWSKTMVGFGPEDDHFVAELTYNYGIGHYKLGNDFMGITLVSSQAVCNARKLEWPLSEVTEGIFETEAPGGYKFYLQDHSPPESDPVLKVTLAVSDLQKSLNYWSNLLGMKIYEKDEEKQRVLLGYADNQCKLELQGIKGTIDHAAAFGRIAFSCPQKELPDLEDLMKRENQKILTPLVSLDTPGKATVQVIILADPDGHEICFVGDEAFRELSKMDPEGSRLLDDAMAADKSDEWFTKQNKSKASG